In the Drosophila virilis strain 15010-1051.87 chromosome 4, Dvir_AGI_RSII-ME, whole genome shotgun sequence genome, GTTCCAGCTGAAGCATAAGATTGCCGTGCGCCGTGAGGAGGCTGTTACCCGCGAGGTCAACCGTCAGCTGGGCGATGACAAGAAGGTCACGCGCAAGGAGAAGGACGAACGCATCCTGTGGAAGAAGAACGAGGTTGCCGACTATGAAGCGACCACATACTCGATTTTCTATAACAACGCCCTCTACCTGGCCATCATCATTTTCATCAGCTTCTTCCTGCTGAAGAATGCCACGCCATTTGTCAACTACATCTTCTCCATTGGCGTGGCCAGCGGTGTCCTGGCGTTGTTCTCTACCAGCGCCCAAACGAACTGAACAATTTCATGTACTCGTATTGTTAGGCCCATTAAGAGATTCTTACCTTAAAGTGCGAGCAACAGATTCCATTTATCATACTCGCATCTTGTCT is a window encoding:
- the LOC6629153 gene encoding translocon-associated protein subunit gamma, which codes for MGSGKQQKVQSSGFTKEEELLLQDFSRNVTTKSATIFYGNAFIVSALPIWLFWRIHNMDLWPSSILFVLVTAASTYLMATAYKNIKFQLKHKIAVRREEAVTREVNRQLGDDKKVTRKEKDERILWKKNEVADYEATTYSIFYNNALYLAIIIFISFFLLKNATPFVNYIFSIGVASGVLALFSTSAQTN